One stretch of Astatotilapia calliptera chromosome 3, fAstCal1.2, whole genome shotgun sequence DNA includes these proteins:
- the LOC113013263 gene encoding hepatitis A virus cellular receptor 2 homolog isoform X1 → MSAGTSASLCCGLLSACVLLVSAVHRNITVEPGQNVTLPCRAPNNTSSICVAEWSRADLGTDYVLFYREKRIDPDNQHPSFVNRVDLQDGEIKGGDVSLILKHVRANDTGTYHCRVVKCRQRQSLNIPTPPISSIQLTVVDPSGLQGGVSNGGSMIACVGLIAGLFVLVGFERFPQLERFQ, encoded by the exons ATGTCTGCTGGTACATCTGCGTCACTCTGCTGCGGTTTGCTGTCTGCCTGCGTCTTGCTGGTCTCTGCAG tccATAGAAACATCACGGTTGAGCCCGGACAGAATGTCACTCTGccatgtcgagctccaaacaacacCTCGTCCATCTGCGTAGCAGAGTGGAGCAGGGCTGACCTCGGGACAGATTATGTCCTTTTTTACAGAGAGAAGCGAATTGATCCAGACAACCAGCATCCATCCTTTGTGAACCGGGTAGATCTGCAGGATGGGGAGATCAAAggtggagacgtgtctttgattctgaagcaTGTGAGGGCGAACGACACTGGAACGTACCATTGTCGTGTCGTTAAATGCCGTCAACGGCAGAGTCTTAATATTCCAACTCCCCCCATCAGCAGCATCCAGCTGACTGTTGTTGATCCttcag GTCTACAAGGAGGCGTCAGCAATGGAGGAAGCATGATTGCATGTGTTGGACTTATAGCTGGTCTGTTTGTTCTTGTTG GATTTGAAAGATTCCCACAACTGGAAAGATTCCAATGA
- the LOC113013263 gene encoding hepatitis A virus cellular receptor 2 homolog isoform X2, translating into MSAGTSASLCCGLLSACVLLVSAVHRNITVEPGQNVTLPCRAPNNTSSICVAEWSRADLGTDYVLFYREKRIDPDNQHPSFVNRVDLQDGEIKGGDVSLILKHVRANDTGTYHCRVVKCRQRQSLNIPTPPISSIQLTVVDPSGLQGGVSNGGSMIACVGLIAGLFVLVAEL; encoded by the exons ATGTCTGCTGGTACATCTGCGTCACTCTGCTGCGGTTTGCTGTCTGCCTGCGTCTTGCTGGTCTCTGCAG tccATAGAAACATCACGGTTGAGCCCGGACAGAATGTCACTCTGccatgtcgagctccaaacaacacCTCGTCCATCTGCGTAGCAGAGTGGAGCAGGGCTGACCTCGGGACAGATTATGTCCTTTTTTACAGAGAGAAGCGAATTGATCCAGACAACCAGCATCCATCCTTTGTGAACCGGGTAGATCTGCAGGATGGGGAGATCAAAggtggagacgtgtctttgattctgaagcaTGTGAGGGCGAACGACACTGGAACGTACCATTGTCGTGTCGTTAAATGCCGTCAACGGCAGAGTCTTAATATTCCAACTCCCCCCATCAGCAGCATCCAGCTGACTGTTGTTGATCCttcag GTCTACAAGGAGGCGTCAGCAATGGAGGAAGCATGATTGCATGTGTTGGACTTATAGCTGGTCTGTTTGTTCTTGTTG CTGAACTCTGA